One Hordeum vulgare subsp. vulgare chromosome 4H, MorexV3_pseudomolecules_assembly, whole genome shotgun sequence DNA window includes the following coding sequences:
- the LOC123446557 gene encoding translation initiation factor IF-2-like: MAAPLPMLDTNNGKEAALATPMLDSNHAKKAAVAAPVPDTNNGKEAALATPMPYSNHAKEAAVAAPVPYTNQAKEAAVAAPVPDTNHAKEAALAAPVPDTNQAKEAAVAAPVLDTNHAVLPVVDATYMAAPLPLFDTNHRKEAAPLAMLKRQVGQSSAGKEPVPNPLAVNIGSIPRGIGGLGGVGGAPGGDGAHGRGGGGSGGAPGGGGGPGGGGGGGGDPAGGGGGENPVRGLRVLPYELPSVMCRLCFEQPTRYCNGCKSVYCPFCFCQCNTAQYFLPIPSLVGGSCVLPIPVTLEEADFPYIFTAGVRQDPWISWYFAKVDNIFQVENLQPSIPVVRYTYRLQGAWVVSMTGAVYESVPRFQMFPGYYPHQ, translated from the coding sequence ATGGCGGCGCCGCTGCCAATGCTCgacaccaacaatggcaaggaGGCCGCGCTGGCGACGCCGATGCTCGATAGCAACCATGCCAAGAAGGCGGCGGTGGCAGCGCCGGTGCCCgacaccaacaatggcaaggaGGCCGCGCTGGCGACGCCAATGCCCTACAGCAACCATGccaaggaggcggcggtggcggcgccggTGCCCTACACCAACCAGGCCAAGGAGGCGGCTGTGGCGGCGCCGGTGCCCGACACCAACCATGCCAAGGAGGCGGCTCTGGCGGCGCCAGTGCCCGACACCAACCAGGCCAAGGAGGCGGCTGTGGCGGCGCCAGTGCTCGACACCAACCATGCAGTGCTCCCGGTGGTCGATGCCACGTACATGGCGGCGCCGCTCCCGCTGTTCGACACCAACCACCGCAAGGAGGCGGCGCCGCTGGCGATGCTCAAGAGACAAGTTGGGCAGAGCAGCGCTGGAAAGGAACCAGTGCCAAACCCTCTCGCGGTCAACATTGGCTCAATTCCGCGTGGGATTGGTGGCCTTGGTGGTGTTGGCGGTGCCCCTGGAGGGGATGGAGCCCATGGAAGAGGTGGGGGTGGCAGTGGAGGTGCgcctggtggtggaggagggccgggaggcggtggtggcgggggaggagatccggcaggaggcggcggcggcgagaacCCTGTTCGTGGTCTACGGGTGCTTCCATACGAGCTGCCTTCTGTCATGTGCAGGCTTTGCTTTGAGCAGCCAACCAGGTACTGCAATGGCTGCAAGTCCGTTTACTGTCCATTTTGTTTTTGTCAGTGCAACACGGCCCAGTACTTCCTCCCGATCCCGTCTCTCGTCGGCGGTAGCTGTGTCCTCCCAATACCCGTTACTCTCGAGGAAGCAGACTTTCCATACATTTTCACTGCGGGCGTGCGCCAGGATCCTTGGATTAGCTGGTACTTTGCTAAGGTCGATAATATTTTCCAAGTAGAGAACTTGCAGCCGAGTATTCCAGTTGTGCGATACACATACAGACTCCAGGGAGCCTGGGTCGTGAGTATGACAGGAGCCGTGTATGAGTCAGTGCCTCGCTTCCAAATGTTCCCAGGCTACTATCCTCACCAGTAG